The segment TCGCATCCTGGGGCGTGTAGTCGACGTTAACCACCGCGAAGTTGAGGCTGACGTTCTCCGTCAGGCGATCCTCGCCCCCGCTGCCGCCGGTCGAAACCGAGGTGACGAACACTTCGCTCATCTTGATTTTGATGTACTCCACGGGCGCCGTACCGCCGGCTTTGCGCACCGTCAAGGTGGCTTCATCGAAGTGCGAACCGTCGGCGCAAGCTTTCATCAGCTTGGGCGAAGAGCTGTCGACG is part of the Verrucomicrobiota bacterium genome and harbors:
- a CDS encoding type VI secretion system tube protein Hcp, which encodes LAWSWGMSNSGSAHVGGGAGAGKVNVQDLSVTKYVDSSSPKLMKACADGSHFDEATLTVRKAGGTAPVEYIKIKMSEVFVTSVSTGGSGGEDRLTENVSLNFAVVNVDYTPQDAKGAAGTAIPFGWKIAENAAA